In the genome of Nerophis lumbriciformis linkage group LG32, RoL_Nlum_v2.1, whole genome shotgun sequence, one region contains:
- the LOC140677478 gene encoding histone H3-like: MARTKQTARKSTGGKAPRKQLATKAARKSAPATGGVKKPHRYRPGTVALREIRRYQKSTELLIRKLPFQRLVREIAQDFKTDLRFQSSAIMALQESSEAYLVGLFEDTNLCAIHAKRVTIMPKDIQLARRIRGERA, from the coding sequence ATGGCAAGAACCAAGCAGACAGCTCGTAAGTCCACCGGCGGCAAAGCCCCCAGGAAGCAGCTGGCCACCAAGGCTGCCCGCAAGAGCGCACCGGCCACCGGCGGCGTCAAGAAGCCTCACCGTTACAGGCCCGGTACCGTGGCTCTTCGCGAGATCCGCCGCTACCAGAAGTCCACCGAGCTCCTCATCCGCAAGTTGCCCTTCCAGCGTCTGGTGAGGGAGATCGCGCAGGACTTCAAAACCGATCTGCGCTTCCAGAGCTCGGCCATCATGGCTCTGCAGGAGTCCAGCGAGGCTTATCTGGTCGGCCTGTTCGAGGACACCAACCTGTGCGCCATCCACGCCAAGCGGGTCACTATCATGCCTAAAGACATCCAGCTGGCCCGGCGCATCCGCGGCGAGAGAGCTTAA